A window from Theobroma cacao cultivar B97-61/B2 chromosome 3, Criollo_cocoa_genome_V2, whole genome shotgun sequence encodes these proteins:
- the LOC18606442 gene encoding SPX domain-containing membrane protein At4g22990 has protein sequence MVAFGKKLKERQIQEWQGYYINYKLMKKRVKQYAHQIEVGTLDRRHVLKDFSRMLDNQIEKIVLFLLEQQGLLASRLTKLREQHDALEEQPEFSQIAELREAYRAVGQDLLKLLYFVEMNAIGLRKILKKFDKRFGYRFTDYYVKTRANHPYSQLQQVFKHVGLGAVVGAVSRNLHELQDRQGSYLSIYDPPALPLQDPVVDLIKAAVDRLSYSTNFLNFLAQHALIMQEELPAPTEEHIDEERYHFMSLLLNLANTFLYMVNTYIIVPTADDYSMSLGAAATVCGVVIGAMAVAQVFSSVYFSAWSNRSYFRPLVFSSIVLFVGNTMYALAYDMNSLVVLLLGRLFCGLGSARAVNRRYISDCVPLKIRMQASAGFVSASALGMACGPALAGILQTNFKIYKLTFNQDTLPGWVMAAAWLVYLIWLWISFKEPSHDVEERPSPHASNSEPAENDALEKGLKQPLLITSEDKQEDDEDQEGDGSEEASEESRQPATSIASAYRLLTPSVKVQLLIYFMLKYAMEILLSESSVITTYYFSWSTGTVAIFLACLGLTVLPVNIVVGSYISNMFEDRQILLASEIMVCVGILLSFHVILPYTVPQYVCSGLITFVFAEVLEGVNLSLLSRVMSSRLSRGTYNGGLLSTEAGTIARVIADATITLAGYLGESKLLNITLLPSLIICLSSIVATCFTYNSLY, from the exons ATGGTTGCTTTTGGGAAGAAGTTGAAGGAAAGACAGATTCAAGAATGGCAAGG ATATTACATAAACtacaaattaatgaaaaagagaGTGAAACAGTATGCTCATCAAATTGAAGTGGGTACCCTAGATCGCCGACATGTTCTCAAGGACTTCTCAAGAATGCTGGATAATCAG ATTGAGAAGATTGTCCTTTTTCTGTTGGAGCAACAAGGACTACTTGCAAGCAGGTTGACAAAACTTAGAGAACAGCATGATGCTCTTGAGGAGCAGCCAGAATTTTCCCAAATAGCTGAACTAAGAGAGGCATATAGAGCAGTGGGACAAGATCTTTTGAAGCTTCTTTATTTTGTGGAAATGAATGCTATTGGTTTGCGAAAGATAttgaaaaagtttgataaacGCTTTGGCTATAGATTCACCGATTACTATGTCAAAACTCGTGCTAATCATCCTTACTCTCAGCTGCAGCAGGTGTTCAAGCATGTG GGTTTAGGGGCTGTTGTTGGGGCAGTATCTCGCAATCTTCATGAACTTCAGGACCGTCAAGGAAGCTACTTATCAATTTATGATCCACCTGCTCTTCCTCTCCAg GATCCTGTAGTTGATTTGATAAAAGCAGCTGTGGATAGGTTATCTTACTCAACAAACTTCCTGAACTTTCTGGCACAACATGCTCTCATTATGCAAGAAGAGCTACCTGCTCCTACTGAGGAACACATTGATGAAGAGAGATACCATTTTATGTCACTCCTCTTAAACTTAGCAAACACATTCCTTTATATGGTCAATACATATATTATCGTCCCCACAGCAGATGACTATTCCATGAGCCTTGGAGCTGCTGCAACAGTTTGTGGTGTTGTTATTGGGGCAATGGCTGTTGCACAGGTGTTTTCTTCAGTGTATTTTAGTGCATGGTCTAATAGATCCTACTTCAGACCTCTCGTATTTAGCAGCATTGTCCTTTTTGTGGGAAATACCATGTATGCGCTGGCCTATGACATGAACTCATTAGTGGTTCTTCTATTGGGCCGTCTTTTTTGTGG ATTGGGTTCTGCAAGAGCTGTTAACCGTCGGTATATCAGTGATTGTGTTCCATTAAAGATCCGCATGCAGGCATCGGCTGGTTTTGTTAGTGCCAGTGCTTTGGGAATGGCTTGTGGTCCCGCTCTTGCCGGCATACTTCAGACCAATTTCAAGATTTACAAGCTTACTTTCAATCAAGACACTTTGCCTGGATGGGTCATGGCTGCAGCTTGGCTTGTATATCTAATATGGTTGTGGATCTCATTTAAAGAACCGTCTCATGATGTTGAAGAGAGGCCTTCACCTCATGCATCTAATTCTG AACCAGCAGAAAACGATGCACTTGAGAAAGGTCTGAAACAACCATTGCTCATTACTTCTGAAGACAAGCAAGAAGATGATGAAGACCAAGAAGGTGATGGAAGTGAAGAAGCTTCTGAAGAATCTCGTCAACCAGCTACATCAATTGCATCAGCTTATAGACTACTTACACCCTCAGTAAAG GTTCAGTTGTTGATATATTTCATGCTCAAGTATGCTATGGAAATTTTACTTTCAGAATCTAGTGTCATCACCACATACTACTTCAGCTGGTCAACAGGCACAGTTGCCATCTTTCTTGCTTGTCTTGGCTTAACAGTTCTTCCAGTAAACATTGTTGTTGGGAGCTACATTAGCAACATGTTTGAAGACAG GCAAATTTTGTTGGCATCTGAAATTATGGTTTGCGTAGGCATACTGCTAAGCTTCCATGTTATATTACCATACACTGTGCCACAGTATGTCTGCTCAGGGCTCATCACGTTTGTATTTGCCGAAGTACTTGAAG GTGTCAACTTGTCACTGCTTTCTCGGGTAATGTCATCTAGGCTTTCCCGCGGAACCTACAACGGAGGCCTGCTTTCAACAGAAGCTGGGACCATTGCTCGAGTGATCGCAGATGCTACCATAACACTGGCTGGGTACTTGGGTGAGAGTAAGCTTTTGAATATCACTCTACTTCCTTCCCTAATAATATGCCTCTCCTCTATTGTTGCGACATGCTTCACCTACAACTCTTTGTATTGA